The region TTGCGACGCAGGTCGGGCAGACCGGTGCTGGCCATCCACTCGTGGAAATGGGCAACGAAATCAACCCGGCGGGCATGGTCATCGGCTAGCAGGGTGATAAATACGCGGACCATCTCCCCAAAGGCAATCGTTTGATTGACGAGGTCCTCGATATTCAGCGTCGAAAGCTGATAGTTCAGCCAAAGCTGCGTTTTAATTTCGTTGAGCTGTTCGACCGTAATGCTGTTAATGTCGAACAGCACTACCCGCGGGCGACCCGTAACGAGCCAGTATCCATACTCTACCCGATAGCCCAACTGCCGCATCTTCCGAACCGTCTGCCCGATTTCTGTTTCGTCGGAGTCGGTAATGGGTTCAAACTCGGCCGCTGAGCGCTGGGGGAAATAGGGACCAAGAGCCACGTAGTTATCGTCCCACTTCTCGACCATTGCCGGCACTTTCGACCGAATCACTGTATAAATTCCACCTACTTGATTACACACCTCCCAGGCGATTTCCAGTAGTAATTTTCGCTTCGATGTTGAAAATACCGCTTCCAAATTAGTTAGTAGTTTTGGCGCAATGGTTGATCATAACGGTTTATAGCGCCTTTGCTGTGCAAATAAACGATATAAACAATAAGAGATAAATTTGTTTATTTTAAATATGACTTAGCGTCAGTCACTTCTGTCTTGTTATTCTTCGACAAGGTGATGTTAAAGCCCGGCTGAATACTGAACGCGCCGTGTTCGCCTTGTTTGTTCACCGCCAGAAAACCAACCTGTATATCCTTGAACTCCTGTTTGTTGACAATTCGGAGTGCGGCTTCTTCGCAGGCCTGTTGGGGCGTTCGGCCCTGCCGCATCAGCTCAACCACCAGGAATGAGCCACAGGTGCGCATCACCAGCTCACCAAGGCCAGTGGCGCAGGCCCCGCCAATTTCGTTATCGACAAACAAACCCGCGCCAATAATGGGGGAGTCGCCAACGCGGCCCCGCATTTTGTAAGCTAAACCGCTAGTGGTGCAGGCACCTGAAATATTGCCCTTTGCATCAATGGCCAGCATACCAATGGTGTCGTGCCGTTCAATATTGGCAATGGGTTTATATTTGGCTGTTTTGAGCCATTCTTTCCATTCCTTCTCGGCTTTTGCCGTGAGCATTTTCTCCTTTTTAAAACCTTGGGCAAGGGCAAATTGAAGGGCGCCCTCGCCACTGAGCATAACGTGGGGAGTTTTCTCCATCACGGCTCTGGCTACCGAGATTGGGTGCATAATATGCTCCAGAAAGGTAACCGAGCCGGCATTTCCTTTCTCGTCCATAATACAGGCATCGAGAGTAACGTGACCGTCGCGGTCGGGGCGGCCACCGTAGCCAACGCTCATATCGTCGGGGTCGGCTTCGGGAATGCGAACACCGGCTTCAACGGCATCCAGTGCGCTGCCGCCTTTATCAAGTACGGCCTGAGCAGCTGCATTGGCTTTTGGCTGTTTCCAGGTCGAAATAACCAGTGGACCGGATGGTGGCGGGCCAATAGGCAACGAGTTTTGGCTGAGTGCCCGAGGTACCGAAAGAGGGTCTATATTGCCGGTAAAGGTTGATCTTGAGCGGCTAAACGATAGAGAAGGGAGAAGCCCGGCCAGGGAGCCAAGCGTTAGAAAACGGCGTCTATTTACCATACATATAAGGCTTACGGCTCAAATTAAAGGAATAAACGCTTGGCATTTACTACTTTTGGCCGATTTATTCGAAACGCTTTATGACGGCTCCTGATAAACATATATTGCTCATGGATGGCCCCGACAGCAAGGGACTGATCTATCACGTGACCGGCGTATTGTTCCGGCACAATCTGAATATCATCCATAATGACGAGTACGTGAGTCCGTCGGGGCGGTTTTTCATGCGCACGGAGTTTGAAGCTACCGGGGGGGCGGATACTTTCGACAGTGCGGCTTTGTTACAAGAGTTGACATCAACGATACCGGGCTCAGAAGCGACTGAAAATGGCCGTCCGGCAGGTCATTCTACGCCGTCAAATACAGCTTATCAAGCCGGAATCACCTTTCGGCTGAATCCCAAGCGTAAAAAGAATATTGTGGTGATGGTAACGAAGGAACATCATTGCCTTGGCGAACTCCTTATCCGCTATGCGTTCGATGAGCTGGATGCGGATATTCTGGCCGTGGTGAGCAATTACAATAGTCTACAACCACTGGTCAGCAAGTTTGGTATTCCTTTCCATTATATATCGCACGAAGGAAAGAGCCGGGAAGAACATGAAGAAGCCATTTTACGGACGCTGGCTATTTATGAACCAGAGTACCTTGTGCTGGCTAAATATATGCGTGTGCTGACGCCCGGTTTTGTCAATCGTTTTCCAAACCGGATCGTCAATATTCATCACTCCTTTCTACCCGCCTTTGTCGGGGCCAATCCATACCGGCAGGCGTATGAGCGGGGGGTAAAGATTATTGGTGCCACGGCTCACTTCGTCAATAACGATCTGGACGAAGGGCCAATTATTGCCCAGAACGTAAAAGAAGTGGACCACCGCCATAGCGCAGCCGATATGGCCACGGAAGGCAAGGACGTTGAAAAAATTGTGCTGTCGCAGGCGTTGAAATTAGTCTTTAACGACCGGGTCTTTATTTCGGGGAACCGGGCGATTGTCTTGTAATTGCGACCAGCGCCCTTACTTTTTCTTCGTTTGCTTCGATATGTTCGTATTCATCGGGTACGGCTGAGGCCATGGAAACGGCGGGCTGACGAAATTCCATCCGGCTGTTTTCTGTGTGGCTACCGCTGGAATGAAGGGCATCTGCCCCTGCGTCAATAAATAAAGCCGCGTTTGAGGCATTTACACCAGCACCCGCCATGACTTCAATGCGTCCGGCAGACTGCTTTGCCAGTTGCCGAATAACGGATAAGCCCGCTTCGGCGGTTTGGTGCTGGCCGGAGGTAAGAATCCGAACGGCACCGGTACGAATAACGGCTTCCAGGGCTTCGAACGGATCGCGGGTCATGTCGAAAGCCCGATGAAACGTAACGGGTAGCGGGTGCGCCAGTTCTACCAGCGCACGGGTAGTTGCTTCATCGACGGTGCCGTCGGCCTGCAAAATACCCAGAACCAGTCCATCCGCGCCCAGTGCTTTTGCCAGACTAATATCCGCCCGCATCACCGCCAGTTCCGTGTCAGAATATAGAAAATCGCCCCCGCGTGGCCGAATCATTACGTAAATGGGTATGTGAATTTGCTGTCGGACGAGCTGGATCAAGCCTGCACTCGGTGTGGTTCCTCCCTCGGCCATACCGCCACACAATTCTATTCGTCCGGCACCTGCCCGTTGGGCTGTAAGGCATGAATCGAGGGAGTAAGCGCATACTTCAAGTAGCATAGTCGTACAGTTGATGGGTATGTATAAAAATTTACGCGTCAATGGGGCGGCTTACCGGGAATTGGTAAGTCATAAGTGTGGTAAAATAAGGGTCTTTAAGCAATTAAAATAAACCGTTAAATATACATGTTTGGATGTTACACCTTAAATGACATCTTTATCCCACCGAAGAGAAACAATACTCTATTTTACACGTTAATGGCCTAAATCCTGTTAAAAGAACGGTTGCGAACATTTTTGCTGAAAAGAGCTTGGATATTAACGGTTTTTTTACTTTTGCACCCTTGTTAAAAGCAGTCATTAAAA is a window of Spirosoma linguale DSM 74 DNA encoding:
- a CDS encoding CutC family protein (PFAM: CutC family protein~KEGG: Cutc; cutC copper transporter homolog (E.coli) ; K06201   copper homeostasis protein); translated protein: MTRKFLYIPINCTTMLLEVCAYSLDSCLTAQRAGAGRIELCGGMAEGGTTPSAGLIQLVRQQIHIPIYVMIRPRGGDFLYSDTELAVMRADISLAKALGADGLVLGILQADGTVDEATTRALVELAHPLPVTFHRAFDMTRDPFEALEAVIRTGAVRILTSGQHQTAEAGLSVIRQLAKQSAGRIEVMAGAGVNASNAALFIDAGADALHSSGSHTENSRMEFRQPAVSMASAVPDEYEHIEANEEKVRALVAITRQSPGSPK
- a CDS encoding N(4)-(beta-N-acetylglucosaminyl)-L-asparaginase (PFAM: peptidase T2 asparaginase 2~KEGG: saz:Sama_0299 asparaginase); the protein is MVNRRRFLTLGSLAGLLPSLSFSRSRSTFTGNIDPLSVPRALSQNSLPIGPPPSGPLVISTWKQPKANAAAQAVLDKGGSALDAVEAGVRIPEADPDDMSVGYGGRPDRDGHVTLDACIMDEKGNAGSVTFLEHIMHPISVARAVMEKTPHVMLSGEGALQFALAQGFKKEKMLTAKAEKEWKEWLKTAKYKPIANIERHDTIGMLAIDAKGNISGACTTSGLAYKMRGRVGDSPIIGAGLFVDNEIGGACATGLGELVMRTCGSFLVVELMRQGRTPQQACEEAALRIVNKQEFKDIQVGFLAVNKQGEHGAFSIQPGFNITLSKNNKTEVTDAKSYLK
- a CDS encoding formyltetrahydrofolate deformylase (TIGRFAM: formyltetrahydrofolate deformylase~PFAM: formyl transferase domain protein; amino acid- binding ACT domain protein~KEGG: saz:Sama_1134 formyltetrahydrofolate deformylase) — its product is MTAPDKHILLMDGPDSKGLIYHVTGVLFRHNLNIIHNDEYVSPSGRFFMRTEFEATGGADTFDSAALLQELTSTIPGSEATENGRPAGHSTPSNTAYQAGITFRLNPKRKKNIVVMVTKEHHCLGELLIRYAFDELDADILAVVSNYNSLQPLVSKFGIPFHYISHEGKSREEHEEAILRTLAIYEPEYLVLAKYMRVLTPGFVNRFPNRIVNIHHSFLPAFVGANPYRQAYERGVKIIGATAHFVNNDLDEGPIIAQNVKEVDHRHSAADMATEGKDVEKIVLSQALKLVFNDRVFISGNRAIVL